A stretch of [Clostridium] scindens DNA encodes these proteins:
- the ruvX gene encoding Holliday junction resolvase RuvX: MRIMGLDYGSKTVGVAISDPLGITAQAIETICRKDENKLRKTCARIEALIEEYKVERIVLGLPKHMNNDIGDRAERSLEFGKMLSRRTGLEVVMWDERLTTVEAERTLIENKVRREDRKKYIDKIAAVFILQGYLDSICKN, translated from the coding sequence ATGAGAATTATGGGACTGGATTATGGATCTAAGACCGTAGGAGTCGCAATCAGCGATCCACTCGGGATTACTGCCCAGGCAATAGAGACTATTTGCCGTAAGGACGAGAATAAGCTGCGGAAAACCTGTGCACGGATTGAAGCACTGATCGAGGAGTACAAGGTGGAGCGGATTGTGCTCGGCCTTCCGAAGCATATGAATAACGATATTGGAGATCGAGCGGAAAGATCATTGGAGTTTGGGAAGATGCTTAGCCGGCGGACCGGCCTTGAGGTCGTGATGTGGGATGAGCGTCTGACTACGGTAGAGGCAGAACGGACTTTAATTGAGAATAAGGTAAGACGTGAAGACCGCAAAAAATATATTGATAAAATTGCGGCAGTTTTTATATTGCAAGGATATCTGGACTCGATCTGCAAGAACTAA
- a CDS encoding IreB family regulatory phosphoprotein: MKDLSSTQFFQVESGPQIQAKDILEIVYKALSEKGYNPVNQIVGYIMSGDPTYITSHNGARSLIMKMERDELVEEMLKTYIEHNGWV, from the coding sequence ATGAAAGATTTAAGCAGCACTCAGTTTTTTCAGGTAGAAAGCGGTCCACAGATTCAAGCGAAAGATATACTTGAGATTGTGTACAAGGCACTGAGTGAAAAAGGATATAATCCGGTGAATCAGATTGTGGGATATATTATGTCAGGAGACCCGACGTATATCACAAGCCACAATGGCGCGAGAAGCCTGATTATGAAGATGGAACGGGATGAATTAGTGGAAGAGATGCTCAAGACGTATATTGAGCATAATGGCTGGGTATAA